A region from the Oculatellaceae cyanobacterium genome encodes:
- a CDS encoding PD-(D/E)XK nuclease family protein — translation MKFTPHSSPLIRLSQGYLNLLEACPRKFQHIYFDQLGSLPNIEQQDKQNWGSRFHLLMQQRELGLPIQSFVEEDAQLQRWVTSLISAAPEILTSEPETFRQSEHCRTLSIDSYVLTVIYDLLIADHEKAQILDWKTYPKPKHQRWLAKDWQTRLYLYVLAETSDYLPEQISMTYWFVQSQPQPESLKFTYNATLHEQTKRDLTSLLKKLTDWLRRYQEIGENFPQVSATANLCHYCNFTVRCERSPEVTTTTNREKLSNLAEIQEVSL, via the coding sequence ATGAAATTCACTCCTCACTCTTCACCCCTAATTAGACTCTCGCAAGGATACTTAAATTTGCTAGAAGCTTGCCCGCGTAAATTTCAACACATCTATTTTGATCAATTGGGTTCTCTACCCAATATAGAGCAACAAGATAAGCAAAATTGGGGTAGTCGCTTTCACTTATTAATGCAGCAACGTGAATTAGGGCTACCAATTCAATCTTTTGTTGAAGAAGATGCACAATTACAGCGTTGGGTAACATCATTAATAAGTGCCGCGCCAGAAATTTTAACATCAGAGCCAGAAACATTCCGTCAAAGTGAACATTGTCGGACTTTAAGTATTGATAGTTATGTACTTACAGTGATTTATGATTTATTAATTGCAGATCATGAAAAAGCACAAATTCTAGATTGGAAAACTTATCCTAAACCTAAACATCAACGCTGGTTAGCAAAAGATTGGCAGACTCGTTTATATCTCTATGTGTTGGCAGAAACAAGCGATTATTTGCCAGAACAAATTTCGATGACTTACTGGTTTGTGCAATCACAACCGCAACCAGAAAGCCTAAAATTTACTTATAATGCTACGCTGCACGAACAAACGAAACGAGATTTAACAAGTTTATTAAAAAAATTAACAGATTGGCTGCGACGCTATCAGGAAATAGGAGAAAATTTTCCTCAAGTATCAGCAACAGCCAATCTTTGTCACTACTGTAATTTTACTGTTCGTTGTGAGCGATCGCCCGAAGTTACCACCACCACCAATCGGGAAAAATTATCCAATTTAGCTGAAATTCAGGAAGTTAGCTTGTAA